CTTCACCTCCAAAGGGATGGGGAAATGGAGTGCTGGAAATCCATAGCTTCAAAACTCCAAGTCTTCATTACTCCATTTTGCTCGCTGCTTGTACACCCTCCAATACCTTGTCGACGTCAGCGAAAGAGTTGTAGAGATGCAGCGAGATGCGAATCGCATCCAGGCCGCCTTCGTAAATGCCGCGTGTGCGCAGTTGGTATTTCTCTGCCAGGAAGTTCTGCAGCTTGCTGCGCTCCATATTTCTCAAGGTAAACGTAATGATCGCGCCGTGTTCTTCGGGATTTTGCGGGGAGTTGACTTCCACGCCCAATTTGAGCAAGCCCTCTTTCAGCGCAGTGGCCATGGCATGATCGCGCCGCCAAATATTCTCCATGCCGATTTTCAGCAAAAATTCCATGGCAGCGCCGAGTCCGGCGAACAACGGCGTGCTCACGGTGCCGTATTCGTAGCGCTGCGCCGTTGGATGAAACTGAAACGCACCCGTCATCATGTCGAATTCGCCGGTGTTGGAATAACCGCCGAGATATTTGGACTCGATGAGATCGAGGGCATCTGCGCGCACATACAGCAGCCCCGTGCCTTTGGGACCCAGCAGCCATTTGTGGCCGCTGGCGGCGTAGGCGTGACAGCCAATCTCGTGCAGATTCATGGGCAGCATGCCCGCGGCTTGCGCGCCATCGACGAAATACCATAGCTTGTTGGCCGCCGCCCATTCTCCGATTTGCTTGACCGGCAGAATTTGTCCGGTGGAAGTGGTGATATGCGGGATGCTGAGGGCGCGCGTGCGCTTGGTGAGCAGCTTTTGCATGCGCTCCAAATTCTCCTGCGCGGAATGCGTGGAAGGCTCGAATGCT
This genomic stretch from bacterium harbors:
- a CDS encoding aminotransferase class V-fold PLP-dependent enzyme, producing the protein MSAFAKSSLQVNQPAISGAGRAIDPRDEAFWAMVREQFPLTRERIYLNTGGLGASPYVVIEAVKNKITELERICETGHSEELWHDIKSKAGQILGCKPEELAYMRNATEGIAIVCNGLPLKRGDEVITTTHEHVGNTLSWLARQKRDGIVMKAFEPSTHSAQENLERMQKLLTKRTRALSIPHITTSTGQILPVKQIGEWAAANKLWYFVDGAQAAGMLPMNLHEIGCHAYAASGHKWLLGPKGTGLLYVRADALDLIESKYLGGYSNTGEFDMMTGAFQFHPTAQRYEYGTVSTPLFAGLGAAMEFLLKIGMENIWRRDHAMATALKEGLLKLGVEVNSPQNPEEHGAIITFTLRNMERSKLQNFLAEKYQLRTRGIYEGGLDAIRISLHLYNSFADVDKVLEGVQAASKME